GGCTCTACATGCGCAACAGCTTCTACGGGTTTTCCAAGGACCTGCGCGGCTATGTGTTCAGCCCGCGGGGACCGTACAACTACTCCCCCGGCTTCGGCAGCCTGTGGAAGCCGCGGCAGGACTGACGCGGCCCACCTCGCCGGCCCGTGCCGGCTGCCCCGGGGACGAGCGACGATGGCGACCTATCTGCTGCGGCGGCTGCTCCTCGGCCTGCTCACGCTCCTCGTGATCACCTGCTTCGTCTACGCGCTGGCCCGCAACATGCCGGGCAACCCGCTGACGGCGCAGATGGGGGAGGACCCGAGCCGCAAGCTCAACCCCGAGGACATCGCCCGCATGCAGCGGAGCTTCGGCCTCGACAAGCCCTGGCACGTCGGCTACTGGCGCTGGCTGGGCAACGTGGCTGGCGGCGACCTCGGCCGCTCGATCACCCGCAAGCAGCCGGTCACGACGCTCATCGCCGAACGGATCGGCCCCACGCTCATCGTCTCCGGGACCGCCTTCCTCCTCACCTGGCTGCTGGCGATCCCCCTCGGCCTCTATGCCTCGGCCCGCAGCGGGTCCGTCGACGAGCGGGCCGGGAGCCTCGTCCTCTACGCGCTCTACTCGTTCCCGACGTTCGTGGCGGCGCTGCTCCTGCAGATCGTGTTCGCGATCTGGCTGCGCGGGACGCCCTGGGAGCTGCCGCTGTTCGGCATGACCGACCTCGGCCCCGACGCCGGCCTCGGCCGGCGGATCCTCGACGTCGCCCGGCACGCGATCCTGCCGGTCACCTGCCAGACGTATGTCAGCCTCGCCTACGACAGCCGGTTCATCAAGGCGAACATGGAGGAGGTGCTGCGGCAGGACTACATCCGCACCGCCCGGGCCAAGGGGGCGGGGCCGGGCCGCGTCCTCTTCCGCCATGCCTTCCGCAACACGCTCATCCCGCTGGTCACGCTCCTCGGCCTGTCGCTCCCCGGCCTGATCGGCGGCTCGATCATCATCGAGCAGATCTTCAGCTGGCCGGGCATGGGCCGGCTGTTCTTCGAGAGCATCCGCGAGCGCGACTACCCGACGATCATGGGGCTGACGTTGATGTTCAGCGTGCTGGCGCTCCTCGGGCAGCTGCTCGCCGACCTGCTCTACGGCCTCGTCGACCCCCGGGTGAGCGTGGAATGAAGCCGGCGCGTTCGCGGGGATTCTGGGCCGAGGCCTGGCGGCGGTACCGGCGCCGACCGCTGGCGATGGCGGCGACGGCGTTCGTGGCGGGTCTGTTCCTCGTCGCCCTGTTCGCGCCGGCCATCGCCGGAACGAAGCCGGTGCTCTGCCGCTACAAGGGGCGGCTCTATGCCCCGTGCCTGGGCTACTTCGACCGCCGGCTGGAGCCGGCGATCTTCACCAAGGACAAGTTCCGGGGCACGTACCCCAAGAACCTCGAGGCCAAGGATCCGGAGAGCTGGGCGATCTGGCCGCTGTTCTTCCAGGATCCCTACCGGGCCGTGCGCGCGGACGAGTGGCCGGGGCTGCCGGCCAATCCGGCCCGCGACGAGGGGCGGCCGAGCTGGAGGAACCCGTTCGGCACCGACCAGTCGGGCGTGGACGTGCTTGCCAAGATGGTCCACGGCACGACGATCGCGCTCCTCGTGGGCTTCGTCTCGATGGGCATCGCGGCGACGGTCGGGATCGTCGTCGGCGCCCTCGGCGGCTACTTCGGCGGCTGGGTCGACGCGCTCACGAGCCGGGTGACCGAGATCGTGATGTGCATCCCGTCGCTCGTCCTGATCCTCGCGATCATCGCCATCATGGAGAAGCCGACGATCTGGCACACGATGGCGATCCTCGGCATGACCGGCTGGACGGGGATCGCCCGGCTGACGCGGGCGGAGTTCCTCCGGCTGCGGGCGAGCGAGTTCGTGATGGCGGCCCGGGCCGCCGGCGCTGGGCCGCTGCGGATCATGCTCCGCCACGTTCTCCCCAACGCGCTGGCCCCGGTGCTCGTGCCGATCACGTTCGGCATCGCCGCCGCGATCCTCACCGAGAGCGGCCTGTCGTTCCTCGGCTTCGGGCCGCCGCCGCCGACGGCGAGCTGGGGCTCGATCCTCAACGACGCCCGCAGCAACCTGGAGATGTGGTGGCTCGTGCTTTTTCCCGGGCTGGCGATCTTCCTCACCGTGCTCGCCTACAACCTGATCGGCGAGGGGCTCCAGGAGGCGACCGACCCGCGACTGCGGGAGGCCCGCAAGTAGCCATGCCCCTCCTCGAGATCCAGGACCTCGTGACCGCCTTCCACACGCCGGCCGGCCGTGTGCCGGCCGTGGACGGCGTCTCCCTGTCGATCGAGCCGGGGCGGACGCTCGGCCTCGTCGGCGAGAGCGGCTGTGGCAAAAGCGTGACCGCGATGTCGGTGCTCCGACTCGTGGCGGCGCCGGGGGTGATCGAGTCGGGCCGGATCCTCCTCGCGGCCCGGGGCGGGTCGGCACCGGGCGGGCCGGTCGACCTCGTGCGGCTCCCGGAGCGGGAGCTGCGCCGGGTCCGTGGCGGGCGGATCGGGATGATCTTCCAGGAGCCGATGACGAGCCTCAATCCGGTGTTCACGATCGGCGAACAGGTGGCGGAGGTCGTCAGCCTGCACCGCGGCGCGTCGCGGGTGGAGGCCCGGGCCCGGGCCCTGGAGATGCTCCGCCTCGTGCGGCTCGCCGATCCGGAGCAGCGGCTCGACGAATATCCCCACCAGCTCTCCGGCGGCATGCGGCAGCGGGTGATGATCGCCATGGCCCTGGCCTGCGAGCCCGACCTCGTGATCGCCGACGAGCCGACGACGGCGCTCGACGTCACGATCCAGGCGCAGATCCTCGACCTGCTCGCCGACCTGCGGCGCCGGCTGGGGACGGCGATCCTGCTCATCACGCACGACCTCGGCGTCGTCGCCGAGACCTGCGACGAGGTGGCGGTGATGTACGCGGGCCGGATCGTGGAGCGCGGCCCGGCGGCCACGATCTTCGCCCGACCGCTCCACCCCTACACCATCGGCCTGCTGGCGGCGAAGCCCGACCCGACGGCGCCGCGCGGCGCCGTGCTACGGACGATTCCCGGCATGGTGCCGCCGCCGCAGGAGTTTCCCGCCGGCTGCCGCTTCCATCCGCGCTGTGCGTATGCGCGGCGCGGTGTCCGGGGTGGGCCGGCCTGCGATGCCGCGCTGCCGGAGCTGCGCGAGGTCGAGCCCGGGCACTTCGTCCGCTGCCACTACGCCGGCGACCTGGGTCCGGAATCCCCGCCGGCGGCCGCGATCGGAGGGGCGGCATGAGCGCCGAGCCGCTGCTGGTCGTCCGCGACCTGGAGACGCACTTCCCGATCCGGCGCGGGCTCCTGCGCCGCCAGGTGGGCGCCGTGCGGGCGGTCGACGGCGTGAGCTTCGCCGTCGGCCGCGGCCGGACGCTCGGCCTTGTCGGCGAGAGCGGCTGCGGCAAGACCACCGTGGGGCGGAGCGTGCTGCGGCTCGTCGAGCCGACGGCCGGCGCTGTCCACTACGCCGGCCGCGACGTTCGCGGCACGCAGGGGGCCGATCTGCGGGCCCTGCGCCGGCGGATGCAGATCGTGTTCCAAGACCCCTACGGCTCGCTCAACCCACGGATGACGGTCCGGGCGATCCTCGAAGAGGGGCTGCTCATCCATCGCATGGGGACCGCCGCCGAACGGCAGGAGCGGATGGTGCGGTCGTTGGAGCGGACGGGGCTCGCCGCGGCGGCACTGGAGCGGTATCCGCACGAGTTCTCCGGTGGGCAGCGGCAGCGGATCGCGATCGCTCGGGCGCTCGTGCTGGAGCCGGAGTTCCTCGTCCTCGACGAGCCGATCTCGGCCCTCGACGTCTCGATCCAGGCGCAGGTCGTGAACCTGCTCGTCGAGCTCCGCGACCTGCTGGGGCTCACCTACCTGTTCATCTCGCACGACCTGTCGATCGTCGAGCACGTCTCCGACGAAGTGGCGGTGATGTACCTGGGTCGGATCGTGGAGCGGGCGCCGGCCGCGGGACTCGGCCGGGCCGCCCTCCATCCCTACACGCAGGCCCTGTTCTCCGCCGTGCCGGCGATCGACCCCCGGCACCGGCGCCAGCGGATCGTGCTCACGGGCGACGTGCCCAGCCCGTCGCGGCCCCCGACCGGCTGCCGCTTCCATCCGCGCTGCCCGCTCGCCGAGTCGGTCTGCCGGTCCGTCGATCCACCGGCAACGATCGTCGAGAACAGGGTCATCCACTGCCACGTCGCGGCCCGGGAACTCGACAACGCCAGCGGGAACATCGCCGCGGCCGCCGCCGCGATCGCCACGCGGATGGCCGGCGGCGAAGCCCCGGCGGCCTGAACCGCCCGCCGGCAGCGGTTCGGCTCCGCGCGGTGTAGACTGTGGCTCCTGGAGGGCCGCCACCGGCGTCCCCGACGGACGAGGAGTCGTTCCCATGCCCTGCCTTCGTGGATCGCCGGCCCTGCGTGGCGCTGCCCTGACCGTCGCCCTGCTGACCGTGCAGGTGGCCGGTGCCGCCGATGTACCGCCGGCCGTCTCCGATCGGGCATTGCTGTTGCGCAAGTGGGATCTCGACGGCGACGGCAGGGTCGACGACGGGGAGGCAGAGGTGGCGCGGATGAAGATGCGGAGAGAGCAAATGGAGTTGAAGGGGAAGAGTCTCTTCGGTCGGACGAAGGAGAAGCCCGACGCAGCACCGCTCCCGGAGCGGGAGCCGGCCGGTTCCGGCCTGCTCGCCCCGCTCGAGCCCGACGCTGAGCAGCCGCGCCGGGAACGGACAGCGCCCGCGGAGCCGAAGCGGCAGGAACTCAACGCCGCGGCGCGTCCCGCGCCGGGCCAGCCAGGCACCGGCCCGGGGGGATCGGCCCGGGGGGACGGCCGCGGGTCATCACCGGCCAGCGGCCAGCGGCCGGCGGCCGGCGCCGCACAGGCACTTCCGGGCAGGGAGGGCGGCGGACCGCTGATCACGGGAGGCGCGCGGGCGGGCGGTCTGGCCCGTCCCGGCTACGGCTCGAGCGTTCCGCGCGGCGACCTCAATGCGGGCCGACCGATTCCTCCGCGCACGGCCGTCCAGCGGCCGCCGATGACCGGCGGCCTGCTGCCCGCACCTCGGCGCGGGTCGGCTCCCGCGCCGGCTCCGGCCGCGCAGCCACGGGTTTCGTCCGACGACCTACCGTACTGATCCGTGCCGACGGGCGTTCGAGTATCACGTCGCCCCAGCGGTCCATTGTCCACCGTGTGCGAAGTCTGAATGTGTTCACGATTTCTCGAAGGGGAGTTCCGATGACAGGGATGACAGGATTGTCCGTCGCCGCTAGAGCGGTGCTGGCTCATGGCCTGCCCGTGGCCCGCATGCTCGCCATCGCCGCCTGCCTCGCGGCCGGCGCGGGCGTCGTCGGCCGCGCCGCCGATGGATTGCCTGGCGTGCCGGCCACGGATGATCCGGAGCGGGTCTACGTCGCCCCCGGCGTGACCGACCGGTTCGAGAAGACCCGGGCGGCGATCGCCCTGGCGCGGCGGACGAGCGGCCGGACCTATCGCGTGATCGTGGTCGGCCAGGCCGGCGACGGCGCCGACGCCCGGAGCCTGCTCGATCGCGTGCACACCGAGTGGGCGAAGGCGGCCGAGCAGGCCGAACTGGAAGGGACGGGGGCCGTCGGCTTCGAGCCCGGCGCCGACGTCACCATCCTGCTCGACGAGGATGACCGGCTGCTGGCGATGCAGGTGCCGAGCGGCCTGCAGGTCGGCAGCAGCCTCGACCTGCAGACGATCGAGACCGAACTGATCGGCAAGGCGTTCGTCCCGCGCGCCCGGGACGGCCTTTACGACCAGGGGCTCGCCGACCTGATCGATGCCACCGAGTCGTGGATCACGGCGGTCGACCAGGACGAGGCGGCCAAGATCGCGGCGGCGACCCGATTCCGCACGCAGACGCTCCCCCTCGGGCTCGCGGCCCTGACGGGCACCGGGCTGCTGGCCGGGTTGCTCCTCCAGCGCGGCCGCCATGCCCGGCGCCTGCGGGTCGCCAGCGAGAAGCTTGCCGCCTTCAAGGGGGAGGTCGTGGCGCTGACCGACCTGCTCGACGCGCAGCAGGAGCGGCACCGGATGCTGCCCCACAGCGACCCCGACTTCAAGACGCCGATGGAGGGGATGACGCGGGCCGCCTACGACGACGTCCAGGGGGCGATCCGCCGGCATCGCGAGCGCTGGCTGTCGCTGATGGACGTCTGGGAGCGGGCGGACGAGCGGATCAAGTCGGAGTGGGTCCTCGGCACCGCGGCGACGGACGAGGCGATCCGGCTGCTCGAGTCCGCCGCGGCCCGTCCGCCGCTGGACGACGTGGCGGGGGAATGCCGTGGCCCGCTCGACACCCTCGAGCAGGCCCACGAACAGGCCCGCGCGGCCGCCGCCGCGGTCGCCGCCGATCTCGAGTCGATGCAGCGCAGGCTCGAGGACCTCGGCCGGCGCGGCCGCTCCGCCGCGCCCTACCAGGCGGCCGTCGCGGAGTTCGCACGGGCCCGCGAACTCGCGGGGCAGGACGTGGAACGCGACCCGGTCGCCGCCCGGGGCCGACTGGAGTCCGCCGCGGCGGGCTTGAGTCAGTTGACGAAGAGACTCGACGCCATCGATGCCGGCGACGACCGGCGCCGACGGGCCGAGGGCCATGCGGAAGAGATCGCCGGCCGGGTGCGGTCGATGCGGGCCGAGGGCTGGCTGCTCATCGAGCCCGGTGCCGATCCGGACACGCGGCTCGCGGCGGCGCGGCAGGCCTGCGGCCTGGCGACGAACCTCCTCGACGCCGGCGAGGCGGAATCGGCTGCTGTGCACGTCGCCAAGGCGGAGCAGGCGAATGCCGAGACGGTCGCGCTCCTGGAAAACATCGCCGCGGCCCGGGCCCGGATCGAGGAACTGCTGCCGACGTGTGCCGCGCGGCTGGAGGCGCTGGCCGCGGGTCGCACCGCGGCGGATCGTGAGATCGAGCACCTCGCGGCCGCGTATGCCGAGAGCTCGTGGTCCGACGTCGCCGACAACGTGACCAAGGCCGACGAGGGTCTGCGGCGCGTCGCGGCGCTCATCGACGAGGCGCGGGGGGCCGCCGACCCGGCGCGGCAGCACTTCTTCCGGGCCGTCGCGCTCCTCGAGGAGGCGGTGCGGCAGGAGGATTGGATCGAGTCCTGCCTGGCTGCGATCCGCGACCGCCGCGCCGAGCTCGACGAGCTGCGGGCCGCGCTGCCCGGCAGGCGGGACGAGGTGGGGGGCAGGATCGCGGCCCTCGGCCGGCGGCTGGAGACACAGCGGACAGACCGGGTTCGTGCCAACGAGCGCTGTCGCGAGGCGGCGCGGATCCTCGACGTGGCCGACGGCGGGCTGGCGGAGGCCAGGCCCGACCTGCGCCAGGCCCGGCAGCTCGTGCAGGCCGCCGCCGAGGTGGCGACGCGGGCCGAGCAGCTTGCCGAAGAGGACGAGCGGCTCGCCCGCCAGGCGGTCCACGACCTGGAGGAGACCGATGCGCTCGTCCGCCGGGTCGCCGCCTGGTATTCCGAGGGGGTGCAGCCCGACGTGCAGGCCGCGGAGCGGTCGCTGGAGGCCGCGAAGTCGCTGCTGGAGCGGATGCAGTACGAAGACTCCATCCGGCACGCGGCCGAGGCCTCGCTCACGGCCCGGTCCGCCTACGCCAGCGCCACGGCCGAGGCCGAGCGCCGCCGTCGGCGCCGGCTGGAGCAGGTGCAGCGCCGGCAGATGGAGGATGCGTTCAGCCGCATGACCAGGGGGGCGGGACCGTGGGTGATCCAACTTCCCGGCGGCGCGTTCACCGGTCCCGATCCGTGGCGGACGACGGCGATGAGAACGCCGGCTTCGCGGCCGGCGACGTCTGCCGGCGCGGGCTGGACCCGGGACATCGCCCAGGTCGGCTGGTGAACGGGCGGGCGGGCCGGCCTGCCGTCAGCGAATCTCGATGGGGGCGGCGTCGAGAAGGCCGACCTCGACCGGCTTCCGCTCCAGCGACCGCTCCATCTCCTCGACGCGGCCGCGGATCGATACCGGCATCCGGCTGCGCCGCTCGGGCGTGTCGATGGTGTCGTTGAAGACGATGCGGCCCTGGGTGTCGGTCACCACGAGCCGCGTCTCGTCACCCCCGGTGAGCCGGATCTGGTAGTCGCTGTCCTGCCGCAGCAGGGTCTCGTGGGCGAGCCGCACGACGCGGCCGGGTGCCGACTTGCCGGCGGCCGGCGGGGCGGGCGAACGCTGCCCGGCGATCGCCAGCGCCGGCGCGGTGGGGCGAAGCCCGGGAGCGGACTCACGGTTCGGCCCCGCCGCGGCGACCGGCTTTGCCACCATGGCGGCGTCGAACGGGATCGTCATCCGCCGGCCTCC
The Planctomycetia bacterium DNA segment above includes these coding regions:
- a CDS encoding peptide ABC transporter permease — protein: MATYLLRRLLLGLLTLLVITCFVYALARNMPGNPLTAQMGEDPSRKLNPEDIARMQRSFGLDKPWHVGYWRWLGNVAGGDLGRSITRKQPVTTLIAERIGPTLIVSGTAFLLTWLLAIPLGLYASARSGSVDERAGSLVLYALYSFPTFVAALLLQIVFAIWLRGTPWELPLFGMTDLGPDAGLGRRILDVARHAILPVTCQTYVSLAYDSRFIKANMEEVLRQDYIRTARAKGAGPGRVLFRHAFRNTLIPLVTLLGLSLPGLIGGSIIIEQIFSWPGMGRLFFESIRERDYPTIMGLTLMFSVLALLGQLLADLLYGLVDPRVSVE
- a CDS encoding ABC transporter ATP-binding protein, with translation MPLLEIQDLVTAFHTPAGRVPAVDGVSLSIEPGRTLGLVGESGCGKSVTAMSVLRLVAAPGVIESGRILLAARGGSAPGGPVDLVRLPERELRRVRGGRIGMIFQEPMTSLNPVFTIGEQVAEVVSLHRGASRVEARARALEMLRLVRLADPEQRLDEYPHQLSGGMRQRVMIAMALACEPDLVIADEPTTALDVTIQAQILDLLADLRRRLGTAILLITHDLGVVAETCDEVAVMYAGRIVERGPAATIFARPLHPYTIGLLAAKPDPTAPRGAVLRTIPGMVPPPQEFPAGCRFHPRCAYARRGVRGGPACDAALPELREVEPGHFVRCHYAGDLGPESPPAAAIGGAA
- a CDS encoding peptide ABC transporter ATP-binding protein, which gives rise to MSAEPLLVVRDLETHFPIRRGLLRRQVGAVRAVDGVSFAVGRGRTLGLVGESGCGKTTVGRSVLRLVEPTAGAVHYAGRDVRGTQGADLRALRRRMQIVFQDPYGSLNPRMTVRAILEEGLLIHRMGTAAERQERMVRSLERTGLAAAALERYPHEFSGGQRQRIAIARALVLEPEFLVLDEPISALDVSIQAQVVNLLVELRDLLGLTYLFISHDLSIVEHVSDEVAVMYLGRIVERAPAAGLGRAALHPYTQALFSAVPAIDPRHRRQRIVLTGDVPSPSRPPTGCRFHPRCPLAESVCRSVDPPATIVENRVIHCHVAARELDNASGNIAAAAAAIATRMAGGEAPAA